A stretch of DNA from Gemmatimonadota bacterium:
CGAGGCACCCTTTCGGCCTACTTCACCATCGGGGCGGTGCTGTCGGCGCTGGGCCTCTATTGGGGCGGACGGTTCGGCCTGCCGGACCTGGTCTCGGGCCTCCTGCTCTGCCCCGGAGTCTTGGCCGGCTACCTCGCGTCTCATCGGTTCATCGGCCACGTCGACCGGAAAGGCGTTCGACCCGCCGTGTTGACGGTATCCGCCATTTCCGCGATCGTCCTGATCGTCACCTAACGGAGGCCTCGTGCCGCCCACCCTCGACCCTAACCCAAGACCGCCAATGCCCCTTCGACTTCTGGCGCTGAGTCTCCTCATGTTCGTACCATATCTCTCGGCCCAAGACGCCGCGCTGATCGCCCGGGCCAAGGCCATTCACGACCGGGTCCTGACCCTCGACACTCACGTCGACATCAATCCGGACAACTTCACCCCGGCTCAGAGCTACGCCACCAAGATCAAGACCCAGGTCAATGTCCCGGCGATGGAGGAAGGCGGCTTGGACGCCGTGTTCTTGATCGTGTTCGTCGGACAGGGGGATGATTTCTCCCCGGCCGGTCTGGCGAAGGCCACCGCTTCCGCGCTGACCAAGTTCGATGCGATCGATCGGCTGGTGAACGACTTGGCCCCCGGCCGGGTGGCGCTGGCCCGTTCCGCGGCCGACGTCCGGCGAATCTACGCCTCGGGCAAGAAGGTGATCCTGATCGGGGTCGAAAATGGCTACCAATTGGGCGATGACCTGGGCAACGTCCGGCGGTTCGCCGGACGGGGCGCCCGGTATCTGTCGTTGGCCCACAATGGCCACAGCCACTTGTCGGATTCGAATACCGGCGAGCGGGACGGCATCTGGAAGCACGGCGGCCTGTCGCCGTTAGGCCGCCAGGTGATTGCCGAACTGAACATGTGGGGCATCATGGTCGATATCTCGCATCCCTCGAAGGCCTCGATGATGCAGACCCTCGACATCACCCAGGCGCCGATCATCGCCTCCCACTCCGCCGTTCGCTCGCTCTGCAATCACAGCCGGAACCTCGACGACCAGCAGCTCAAGGCGTTGGCCCAGAACGGCGGAGTGGTCCAGGTCGTGGCCTTCAATAGCTACCTCAAGTGCCAACCGGACTCCCCCGAGCGCCAGCAAACCATGGAAGCGCTGCGGGCCAAGTACCCAGGCGGTCTGCCGGATTCGGTCCGGACCGAACTCAACCGCCGCTTCCCTCCCCCGCCGCGGGCTACCGTCCGGGATTTTGCCGACCATCTCGATTACGCCGTCAAGTTGATCGGGCTCGACCATGTCGGGATCAGTTCGGACTTCGACGGCGGGGGCGGGATCGAGGGCTGGAGCAATGCGACCGAAACGATCAACGTCACGATCGAATTGGTCCGCCGCGGCTACACCGAGGAACAGATCGGGAAGCTGTGGAGCGGCAACCTGCTCCGGGTCATGGAAGCGGTCGAGAAGACCGGCAAGCGCCTTCGAGGCGAGGCTTCCTAGTCCGAACGGGCCAAGAACGTGATCAAGTCGGCGTTGGACGGATACCGCTTCAGATCCACCAGGAGGTCGCTCATCGCAATGGCGGGCGGCCTTCGGTCGATTCGGCGGCGCACCACCCGCGTCGCGGCCAGCGCCGGCTCCGACAGCAGCAACTCCTCCCGCCGGGTTCCGCTGGCCACGATGTCGATCGACGGGTAGATCCGCCGCTCGGCCAGCTCGCGGCTCAAGACCAGCTCGCTGTTGCCGGTACCTTTGAACTCCTCGTAGATCAGCTGATCCATCTTGCTCCCCGTGTCGATCAGCGCCGTGGCGATGATCGTCAGGGAACCCCCGCCGTCTTTGGGGTCGACTTTCCGGGCGCTGCCGAGGAACCGCTTGGGCCGTTCCATCGATTGGGAGTCCATGCCACCCGAGAGAGTCCGGCCGCTCCCCTTGACCACCGAATTGTAGGCCCGGGCCAATCGGGTCAGCGAATCAACGATCAACACCACGTCCTGGCCCAACTCGACCCGCCGCCGCGCTCGCTCCAGCAACAGTTCGGCCGCCGCCACATGCCGGGCCGGGGGGCAATCGAAACTCGACGCGATCACCTCGCCATATCCGGCGGCCTCGATCTCGAAGATTTCCTCCGGCCGTTCGTCGACCAGCAGGATGAACAATGCCGCGGCCGGATGATTGGCGGTAATGCCGGCGGCAATGGCCTCGAGCACCATAGTCTTCCCGCCTTTGGCCGGGGCCACGATCAGGGCCCGCTGGCCTTTGCCGAAGGGACAGAGCAGGTCGATGACCCGGGTGGTGAAATCCGGCTGCCCCTGGCGAATCAGCTTCGATTCGAGATTGAGCATTTCCTTCGGGTGGATCGCGCCGAGCCGCTCCCAGTCGGGGCGAGTGGCGAGTTCCGCGGCCGGCCGGCCGTTGATCGTTGCCACCACGTCGAGACTGCCGCCGCCGCGGCCACTGCGGGTCGTCCCGGTAATCTCGTCGCCCGGGCGAAGCCCGTACTGCTGCACCGTGCGATCCGAGACCTGCACGTCCTGGTTGTGCGGCTGGTAACTTAGTTCTCGGCGGCGGAGAAACCCGCTGGTCCGCCCGTTCATCTCGAGAACCCCGGCGGCTGGACCGCCCGCTTGGGCCGGTGCCGCTTCGCGCTGGCCTTGCTCGGGACCCCGAGCCGGCCGACCACCCCTTCGATCGCGTCGCCTACGAGCCATGAAGCTACCTTGCCCACGAGGATCTCGAGGGGCCGATAAAAAGAGGACAACTGAAACCGGGACTGGGGATCGGGCCAGGATAGGAGCCCGTTCCCCAGTAAAGAGACTCTGAACGGGGGCCGGAATCAAGGCACCAAGCCAAAATGGTCGCCTAACATTCGGACCCGGGTCGGTTATTTTCCCCGGTGTGGGTACGCTACCCCCCTCGATCGCCACCCGTGGCGGGCCGATCACCCGGCTCGTCGGACGCACCATGCTCCGGCTCCTCGGCTGGCGCGTCGAAGGCACCCTGCCCGACCGAAAGAAGATCGTCGCGGTCGTGGCCCCGCACTCATCCAACCTCGACTTCTTGATCGCGATCGGCTTGGTCTTCTCCTGGAATCTGGCGGTCCGGTACATCGGGAAGAAGGAGCTCTTTCGCTGGCCGCTCGGTCCCATCATGCGATGGCTGGGCGGCATCCCGGTTGACCGCAAAGCCACCAAGGGTTTTCTCGACCAAGTGGTGGCCGAATTCGATCGCTGTGACCAGGTACTTCTCGGGGTCGCGGCCGAGGGAACCCGAACCTACGGCGCCAAATGGAAGACTGGGTTCTATTGGATCGCCAAACGCTCCCAAGCGGCTATCGTCCCGGTCTACCTCGACTGGGGGCGGAAAGTCTTCGGGATCCTGCCCCCAGTGCCGATCACCGATGACGCCGAGGCCGATCTTCGGGCCATCGTCGGCCTGTTCGCCGAGTTCCCCAGACAGGACGGCCGGACCATCGACCTGGCCCGAGCCTTGAGCCCGAAGTAATCCTCCAGAAACGCGGGCCCCGGCCGATCCTCGCTGGTATGGCCACCCGCATTGCCGCCACGCCCGGTCCAACGGTCCAAGAGGCCCTGGCTGCTCGCGGGGCGGTCTTGATGTCATCGACCCCCGAAGAGCAAGCCGAACTCCTCGACGAAACCGAGTGGTCTCGGCGGCTCGAGTGGCGCCAAGTACTGGCCATGGCCGGGTACCTGCGCCTCTACCAGCTCCCCGAAGGCCAAGCCCTCTTCCACGAGGGTGACCACGACGCGTTCATGGCCATCGTGCTCGAAGGCGGGCTCCAGATTCATAAATCCGACTCCTCCGACCAAGACCGGATCGTCACGACAATTAGCCGCGGCAAGATGCTCGGCCAAATGTCGCTCCTCGACGGCGCCTCCCGGTCGGCCTCGGCCACCGCCGCCGAACTGACCACCTTGCTGGTCCTGACGCGGCGTGAGTTTCAAGGCCTCGGCGAGGACAACCCGACCTTGGGATTGGCGATCACGACCGCGATTGCCGCGACGATCGCCCAACTGCTTCGCCAGACAACCGGCGCCTTGGCCGAGCACCTCGAGAGCTAGCCTGGCCGGCCGGACCTGCTACAATTCGGGGATGACTCGTGTCTTCGCCGGACTCGTCGCCCTCGTCCTCCTCATCGGGTGCGGTTCGACCGACCCCACCCTCGACTCGATGTCCGGACGGTGGCGCGGCACGGTGAACGGGCTGGGGATCGGCTTCGTCACTCTGGACCTGACCGAGGACAACCACACCGTCACCGGAACCGGTGAGTGGACGCCCCAGGTCGGATCGGGCACCAACCCGCTGACGGCCCAGGGACTCCGATTCGACGCCAACATCCAGATCAGCCTCGTCTTCGCCTCCCCAACCACCCCCCAGACCCTCGTCATGGCCGGACGGGTCCTCGGCTCGAATTCCATCTACCTGCTATTTCCGACCGACCCGAACGCCACTCGGATCACGTTCGAACGCCGGTAGCCTTCAGCTCACGTCTTTCCCGTTGGGGCCGGCGTTCTTGACGTACTTGTCCAACCAGGCCGTCCACCGTCCCCAGAGATCCAACAGCGTTTCCTTGGTGGCCGGACCGTGGTCCTCGAACGGATAGAGATACATCGCCGTCGGTTTGCCGAGGCCGTTCAACGCCTGAAACAGCCGGGGCGAATTGATCGGATCCGTGCCGACGTTCTGGTCGCCGAGACCGTGGTACATCAGGAGCGCCCCGGTCAAGTTATTGGCGTGCAGCAGCGGCGACATTTGGAGATAGGTGTCCTTCGCCTCCCACAGATCCCGGCGTTCGCTCTGGAAGGCGAGCGGGGTCAGAGTCCGGTTGTAGTTGCCGTCCCCGGCAATGCCCGCCTTGAAGAACGGGGTGTGCGCCATCGCATTGACCGTCGAGAACGCGCCGTAGCTGTGGCCGCCGATCCCGATCCGAGTCCGGTCGACGAGCCCACGCCGATCGATCTCATCGATGACGGCCGCCAAATTGTTCCGGAGGTCGTTCTCATAGTTGTTGTTCATCTGCCCCGCCGATCCGACGATCGGCGCATCCGGCTCCACCACCGCGTACCCCGCGCGAGCCAAGATCTGCATCGATCGGGCACCGAAGACCTGGAAGGCGTTCCGATTGAAAGTCCGCGCCCCGCGGTCGTATTCCGCTTGCCCCGCGTACTCCCGCGGGTAAAACCAGAACATGGCCGGCAGCCGGGTCCCGGGCTGGTAGCCGGGAGGCAGCGTGACATTGACCTTGAACTTGAACCCATCGGGCCGCTCGACGATGAAGCTTTCCTTCGGTGCCCGGGTCAGGTCGGGCGTGGGATCGACATTCTGCGTCAATTGGACCAGAGCGTCCCGGTCGCGTCGAAACGACTGCGGCGGTTCGGTGGCCGACTCGCGAGACACAATCAATTGCACGGAGTCGAGCTTCTGATAGGCGAGCACCCGTTCGGAGAGGCGGTCGTTCCCGCTCTCGAAGAGCCGGGTCTTCTCACCGGTTCGAAGCTCGATCCGGTCGATGAAGGTCTTAGGCCCGGTGATGGTCGGGTTCCGGTCGTACGTGGTGCCGGCCAAGAACGCCCGCTCACCGTCCGAGGAAACCTTGACCGGCCGGATCACCCGGCCGGGGACCCCGAATTCGGCAAACGGATTGGCCACCGGCATCAGGCCGAACTCCGGAATCAAGGTGCCCGGGTTGGCGTACACGTCGTCGGCACGGTATCGGGCCACCGTGTATTTCTTCGTTGGCTCGGCCAGAAACAGGGCAAACTCGTGGACGTTCTGGCCGGTCCGTTCGCTCAAGAACACCGTCTTGCCGTTGAGGGCAAAGCGCAGGGTTGAAAGCCGGGATCCGTTCTCCAACACTGTCGTGATTTGGGCCGAGTCGTAAGGCGGAAGCCATTGGCGGAGCCGGTCCTTGCGCCGCGGCCGTTCGTCGCCGATGGCCAAGGTGTCGCTTCCGGTCGGTTCCGATCCTTGCTCCAGAAACCAAAGCCCCGGGCCGTCGGGACGCCAGACGATCTCCCGGCGGCCGTCGCGGGCGGCGTCTCCGCCTCCAACGCCCGGTGCGGTCGGAGTCCGGCTGGTGTCGACCCCGACGTTGAGCGGTTCTTCCGTCAGCTTCGCGACCACGGCCCCTGCGGCGCTCCACAACTCTTCGACCCGGCCAAAATTCCCGACCGGCACGATGTACGAGAACGGCTTCTTCATCCGAGTCACCCGAAGGTACTTCCCGTCGGGCGCCACATCGACCCGCTCGACCATCGCCGGTTGCCCAATTTTGGTCACCGCCCTGGTTTGGACGTCGACCAGTGCGACTTGGCCGGTGGTGTGCCACTCGAGCAGCGCCTGGTGATGGGGCGTCGCCATCAAACTGGCGTAGTTCCGGAGCCGATTCTTGTCCTTTTCCTCAGCGAGTTTGACCTGGGGCCCCGTTGGCACCGCCGACTCGACCGGCATGGAGCCGCGGGGTTCCGGCATCAGCACCGTGGCCAGCTGCCGGCTGTCATCGGTCCACTCGAAGCCGGTCGTCAGCGTGGCCAGCACCGGCACTTTGGTGACCTGGCGGGCTTTGCCGGTGGCCGCGTCGGCCACCCAGAGGTGGCTCCCGTCCGGTGTGTGACCGAAGAACGCCACGCTCTTTCCGTCCGGGCTCCAGGCCGCGTCGGAAATCCTGACCCCAGCCGGCAGCGCCACCGGGGTCGTCGATCCATCGCGTGCGGCGATCAACTCGAGGCCAACGTTGCTCCGGATCGTCAGATTCCGATTCCGATGGGCCCGAAAGTCGAGGAACAATCCACCCAACTCATGAAACGGCTTCGAGAACACCTCCATCGTGACCGGGCCGTCGCCGAGTTCATTGATGAACCAGGTTCGTTCCGAGTTGATCTCCGTCAACGACACATTGCGATACCGCGGAGCGAGCACCGCATCCGCGATGGACTGGGCCGGCGCGACGAACCGTTCGGACCGAAGCACCGAATCCACTGCCGCCCGCGCAGACGGAGTTTGTTGGGCCGAGGTGGCAGACGCGACGAGTAGCAAGGCGGCGGGGCCGATGAGACAACGCATGGCAAGCTCCAGAATGACAGAGGGAACGGATTAAATAGACGGCCCAAGGGGCTGGGCCACAAGTACTCGGCACTCGGCGCTCGGCATTCGGCACTCGGCACTCGGCGCTCGGCGGTGTATTTTGGGGGATGAAAAAAGTTCTGACGTTCCTTGCGGTGGCGGTGGTGGCGGGGGGCTGCGGCTCCGAAGCCACCGGCCCGGTCCCTGACCCTGACATCACCATGATTACTTTTGCGCCAGCCTTGGGCATCGACGTGTCCAAGATGACCAAGACGGCTTCCGGGCTCTACTATCGTGACCTTACCCTCGGTGCGGGCGCCACGGTGTTAGTCGGCAAACGGGTCTCCATTCATTACATCGGCTGGCTGACGAATGGCACCCAGTTCGACGCCAATCAACCACCCAGCAACCCGTTCCAGTTCACGGTGGGCCTTGGACAGGTCATCAAGGGCTTCGATGAGGGAGCCCGGGGTATGGCCATCGGGGGGCGCCGACAGCTGGTCATTCCGCCGTCGTTGGGCTACGGCGGCACCGCCCAGGGCCCGATCCCGGCCAATGCCGTCCTCGTGTTCCAGATCGACCTCGTCGCCATCCAATAGCCCAAGCCCATGAACCTCTCCGAGTACGCCCGCTACGACGCCCTCGGCTTGGCCGAGCTGGTCCGGACCAAGCAGGTCACCCCGGCGGAACTCGCCCGGCTGGCGTTCGAAGGGATCGCCGCGGTCAATCCAACGATCAACGCCGTCATCGCGCCGATCAGCGACTGGGAAACCCGGTTTGCGAGCCAGCCCAAGGGGGGCGCGTTCCACGGGGTTCCGTTTCTGATCAAGGACCTGGTCCTCCACCTCAAGGGCGTTCCGAGCGATGCGGGGAGCCGCTTGCTGGCGGGCCGGTTCGTGTCGCCCCATGATACGGATCTGGCGCGGAAGTTCCTCGACGCGGGGGTCAATTTTCTCGGCCGGACCAACACCCCGGAGTTTGGCTTCAATGCCAACACCGAGCCGGTCCTCTATGGATCGACCAAGAATCCCTGGGACCTGACCCGAAGCGCGGGTGGCTCGAGCGGGGGGTCGGCGGCGGCGGTTGCGGCGGGGATCGTTCCGATCGCTCACGCCAACGATGGGGGCGGATCAATTCGGGTCCCGGCTTCGAACTGCGGCCTGGTGGGGCTCAAGCCCACCCGGGGGCGCACGCCCGTCGGACCCGAGTACGGGGAGGCGTTGCACGGCATGGGTATCGAGCATGTCGTGACTCGTACCGTCCGCGACTGTGCCGCGATGCTCGACGCCGACGAAGGCCCATCCCCCGGCGACCGGTTCATCATTCCGCGGCCGGTCCGCCCCTACGCGGTCGAGGCGGCCACGCCCCCTCGAAAACTCAAGATCGCGTTCTCGACCCACGGGATGATGAACGCGGTGATTGATCCCGAGTGCCGGCGGGCGGTCGAACTCGCCGCTGCGCTCTGCGAGTCGGCGGGGCACCACGTAACGGAAGCCACGCCGAGCTACGACGAGGGACTGTTCCACGCGGCCAACCTGACCTACTGGTGCGGATTCTTGGCCGGGGGCATTGCCGGGGCGTCGCAGATGCTTGGGCTCACCCCGTCACCCGACAACCTCGAGGCCGCCACCTGGGCCAGTTTCGAGCATGGCCGAAGCCTCAGCTTGCTCGACCTGGAGATGGCCGATGTCTTCGCCAACTTGGTGTGCCGGGCGGTGGCGCCGTTCTTTACCCAGTATGACCTGCTGATTACCCCAGTCCTGTCGGACCCGCCGCTTCCGTTAGGCACGTTCAACCAAGACGCTCCAGTGGCGAACGCCAAGGCGTACTACGACTTCCTGTTCGGCCGGGTGCCCTTTACCGGCCTCTACAACATGACCGGCCAACCGGCCATCAGCCTGCCGTTGCACCAAACCCCGGCCGGGCTCCCGGTCGGGGTTCAATTCGTCGCGCCCTGGGGCGACGAGGCCACGTTGCTCAACATCGCCGGCCACCTCGAGCAAGCGGCGCCGTGGCACCAGCGCCGGCCGCCGGTTCACGTGGCGAGCCCGGCGGCCCGCTAAGACACGCTCCAGCGATCGGGGGCCCGGACCATAGCCCCCGCTCGCAGCAGCCGGGCATTGGCCTCGACGTCATGGACCCGGACGTAGTCCACCGCCCAGGCCGCCAAATGCTGGGTCAAGGCCAGCGTCTCGGTCTCTCGATCGGCGGCGGTGGCGCACGGTCCAGACCCGCCCGGCGCGAACCATGCTTTGAGAAATGACTTCCGGGAATGCCCCACCAGGAGCCGGACGCCTAACGTCCAGAACTCGCCGATCCGGGCCAGAATCGCCGCCGTCTGGGCCGTCGTCTTGCCGAATCCGATCCCCGGGTCGAAGATCAGCCGCTACGGCGCCCTCCGCGTGAGCCACGTCGGGCGCGACCTGATCATTCTCGACTGGGCCTTTCAGACCGACCCGGGGAATCCGGAGTTGAGCCGGGGGGTTGCCCCGTAGTGGTGTGGCAACGGGGTCGGCTTGGCTAGCTTTGGGGCAACCCCAACCCGATCCCGCCATGACCGATCGCAACCACCATGAACTCCGAATCCTCAGAACCTACGGCTTGATCACGACGCTCCTGCTCACCGTCTTCTCGGTCAGCGCCTTCACACAGACCCAGAAAGCCAAGTTCACCGAGATCGATGTCGAACGGATCAACATCGTCGAGCCGAACGGCCACTACCGGATGGTCCTCTCGAACCGGCCCCGTTCGATCGGCCCGATCGCTTATGGCAAACCGTTCGGATATCCGGGTGGGAGCCGGCCCGGGATCATCTTCTTCAACGATGAGGGCACCGAAAACGGTGGACTGACGTTCTACGGCAAGACCGAGAACGGCAAGTTCACCTCGGGTGTCCACATGTCATTCGACCAGTACAACCAGGATCAGGTGGTGGTCCTTCAATACATCGACGAGAACGGCACCCGTCGAACCGGCCTGACGTTCGCCGACCGAGCCGACGTCCCGA
This window harbors:
- a CDS encoding FKBP-type peptidyl-prolyl cis-trans isomerase; this translates as MTKTASGLYYRDLTLGAGATVLVGKRVSIHYIGWLTNGTQFDANQPPSNPFQFTVGLGQVIKGFDEGARGMAIGGRRQLVIPPSLGYGGTAQGPIPANAVLVFQIDLVAIQ
- a CDS encoding acyltransferase; protein product: MLRLLGWRVEGTLPDRKKIVAVVAPHSSNLDFLIAIGLVFSWNLAVRYIGKKELFRWPLGPIMRWLGGIPVDRKATKGFLDQVVAEFDRCDQVLLGVAAEGTRTYGAKWKTGFYWIAKRSQAAIVPVYLDWGRKVFGILPPVPITDDAEADLRAIVGLFAEFPRQDGRTIDLARALSPK
- a CDS encoding amidase, with the protein product MNLSEYARYDALGLAELVRTKQVTPAELARLAFEGIAAVNPTINAVIAPISDWETRFASQPKGGAFHGVPFLIKDLVLHLKGVPSDAGSRLLAGRFVSPHDTDLARKFLDAGVNFLGRTNTPEFGFNANTEPVLYGSTKNPWDLTRSAGGSSGGSAAAVAAGIVPIAHANDGGGSIRVPASNCGLVGLKPTRGRTPVGPEYGEALHGMGIEHVVTRTVRDCAAMLDADEGPSPGDRFIIPRPVRPYAVEAATPPRKLKIAFSTHGMMNAVIDPECRRAVELAAALCESAGHHVTEATPSYDEGLFHAANLTYWCGFLAGGIAGASQMLGLTPSPDNLEAATWASFEHGRSLSLLDLEMADVFANLVCRAVAPFFTQYDLLITPVLSDPPLPLGTFNQDAPVANAKAYYDFLFGRVPFTGLYNMTGQPAISLPLHQTPAGLPVGVQFVAPWGDEATLLNIAGHLEQAAPWHQRRPPVHVASPAAR
- a CDS encoding S9 family peptidase: MRCLIGPAALLLVASATSAQQTPSARAAVDSVLRSERFVAPAQSIADAVLAPRYRNVSLTEINSERTWFINELGDGPVTMEVFSKPFHELGGLFLDFRAHRNRNLTIRSNVGLELIAARDGSTTPVALPAGVRISDAAWSPDGKSVAFFGHTPDGSHLWVADAATGKARQVTKVPVLATLTTGFEWTDDSRQLATVLMPEPRGSMPVESAVPTGPQVKLAEEKDKNRLRNYASLMATPHHQALLEWHTTGQVALVDVQTRAVTKIGQPAMVERVDVAPDGKYLRVTRMKKPFSYIVPVGNFGRVEELWSAAGAVVAKLTEEPLNVGVDTSRTPTAPGVGGGDAARDGRREIVWRPDGPGLWFLEQGSEPTGSDTLAIGDERPRRKDRLRQWLPPYDSAQITTVLENGSRLSTLRFALNGKTVFLSERTGQNVHEFALFLAEPTKKYTVARYRADDVYANPGTLIPEFGLMPVANPFAEFGVPGRVIRPVKVSSDGERAFLAGTTYDRNPTITGPKTFIDRIELRTGEKTRLFESGNDRLSERVLAYQKLDSVQLIVSRESATEPPQSFRRDRDALVQLTQNVDPTPDLTRAPKESFIVERPDGFKFKVNVTLPPGYQPGTRLPAMFWFYPREYAGQAEYDRGARTFNRNAFQVFGARSMQILARAGYAVVEPDAPIVGSAGQMNNNYENDLRNNLAAVIDEIDRRGLVDRTRIGIGGHSYGAFSTVNAMAHTPFFKAGIAGDGNYNRTLTPLAFQSERRDLWEAKDTYLQMSPLLHANNLTGALLMYHGLGDQNVGTDPINSPRLFQALNGLGKPTAMYLYPFEDHGPATKETLLDLWGRWTAWLDKYVKNAGPNGKDVS
- a CDS encoding membrane dipeptidase, giving the protein MPLRLLALSLLMFVPYLSAQDAALIARAKAIHDRVLTLDTHVDINPDNFTPAQSYATKIKTQVNVPAMEEGGLDAVFLIVFVGQGDDFSPAGLAKATASALTKFDAIDRLVNDLAPGRVALARSAADVRRIYASGKKVILIGVENGYQLGDDLGNVRRFAGRGARYLSLAHNGHSHLSDSNTGERDGIWKHGGLSPLGRQVIAELNMWGIMVDISHPSKASMMQTLDITQAPIIASHSAVRSLCNHSRNLDDQQLKALAQNGGVVQVVAFNSYLKCQPDSPERQQTMEALRAKYPGGLPDSVRTELNRRFPPPPRATVRDFADHLDYAVKLIGLDHVGISSDFDGGGGIEGWSNATETINVTIELVRRGYTEEQIGKLWSGNLLRVMEAVEKTGKRLRGEAS
- a CDS encoding transcription termination factor Rho; translation: MYRTARFQEKTKPIAIKKSRLDECGATTATIFFRSGRVPSTRQPRSRSMVRPTSRVIGPPRVAIEGGSVPTPGKITDPGPNVRRPFWLGALIPAPVQSLFTGERAPILARSPVPVSVVLFLSAPRDPRGQGSFMARRRRDRRGGRPARGPEQGQREAAPAQAGGPAAGVLEMNGRTSGFLRRRELSYQPHNQDVQVSDRTVQQYGLRPGDEITGTTRSGRGGGSLDVVATINGRPAAELATRPDWERLGAIHPKEMLNLESKLIRQGQPDFTTRVIDLLCPFGKGQRALIVAPAKGGKTMVLEAIAAGITANHPAAALFILLVDERPEEIFEIEAAGYGEVIASSFDCPPARHVAAAELLLERARRRVELGQDVVLIVDSLTRLARAYNSVVKGSGRTLSGGMDSQSMERPKRFLGSARKVDPKDGGGSLTIIATALIDTGSKMDQLIYEEFKGTGNSELVLSRELAERRIYPSIDIVASGTRREELLLSEPALAATRVVRRRIDRRPPAIAMSDLLVDLKRYPSNADLITFLARSD
- a CDS encoding cyclic nucleotide-binding domain-containing protein, whose amino-acid sequence is MATRIAATPGPTVQEALAARGAVLMSSTPEEQAELLDETEWSRRLEWRQVLAMAGYLRLYQLPEGQALFHEGDHDAFMAIVLEGGLQIHKSDSSDQDRIVTTISRGKMLGQMSLLDGASRSASATAAELTTLLVLTRREFQGLGEDNPTLGLAITTAIAATIAQLLRQTTGALAEHLES